In Microcoleus sp. AS-A8, the following are encoded in one genomic region:
- a CDS encoding serine/threonine protein kinase has translation MEPPIPSGTILQNRYHLLSVLGQGGFGRTYLAEDQGRFNERCALKELIPPETGAYELEKSKELFQREAESLYKINHPQVPQFRANFEQDGRLFLVQDYVEGKTYRELLNDRKAQTYIQSTNPSGGSPEPSAGVFSEAEIRQLLLQLVPVLDHVHSKGIIHRDITPDNIIRRNSDGLPVLIDFGVVKELATRIFTSVASSAPVTTVGKVGYAPSEQIQTGRAYPSSDLYSLAATAVVLLTGKEPQALFDDNQLTWSWRRWANVSDELATLLNRMLSYRPGDRYQSATEVVQALQSPTPTPQAPVSPPPPQRPDPNLSQVATMAVGRTPAGGAAARTPQRGNPSIPDPNQNTIWDNPMAVVGIGITLALLAGLGSWALFSSLRNQGDPQASVTPTETIGDELPTPLITETLPPTPIETLSPIPTTTLSPIPATPLSPVPTTTPTPTSFSRTLNVPVGKTITTAGDLNANTTVNYKIQGEQDQRLTAQIPDEGVLMTVLGPNGKPVGNRATRVKNWEGTLPFTGNYTIQLRPVQGVADSDYTLALTLEPSPSASPSPSPSPSAKYDSETVKVAAGKSVDVSGKTSPQLIKRYLVTVPAGQALTVKPVETDVRINVQYPDGTVQQNAAGINFVRPGNYKVDVIAGDEASFKLNLSLQNVAPSTTPTTTPTPTPTPTPTPTP, from the coding sequence ATGGAACCACCGATTCCCTCAGGAACTATTCTGCAAAATCGTTACCACTTGCTCAGTGTTCTGGGTCAAGGCGGGTTTGGTCGGACTTACCTAGCAGAAGATCAAGGGCGATTTAATGAACGTTGCGCCCTCAAAGAATTGATTCCTCCTGAGACAGGAGCGTATGAACTGGAGAAGTCGAAGGAACTGTTCCAAAGAGAGGCAGAATCTCTCTATAAAATTAACCACCCACAAGTTCCCCAGTTCCGAGCCAACTTTGAGCAGGACGGACGGCTGTTTTTGGTGCAGGACTATGTGGAGGGGAAAACCTATCGCGAACTGCTCAATGATCGCAAAGCTCAGACTTATATTCAAAGTACCAATCCGAGCGGGGGAAGCCCAGAGCCTAGCGCTGGCGTCTTCTCAGAAGCCGAGATTCGGCAGTTATTACTCCAGTTAGTGCCGGTGTTGGATCACGTCCATAGCAAAGGCATTATTCACCGAGACATTACACCGGACAATATTATTCGGCGCAACTCGGACGGTTTGCCGGTGCTGATCGACTTCGGCGTGGTTAAGGAACTGGCAACCCGGATTTTCACCTCGGTCGCCTCCTCGGCACCCGTGACAACCGTGGGCAAAGTCGGTTATGCACCCAGCGAACAAATCCAGACGGGTCGGGCTTATCCTAGCAGTGACCTCTATTCTTTAGCGGCTACAGCCGTAGTACTGCTAACTGGCAAAGAGCCACAAGCCCTATTTGATGATAATCAACTCACTTGGAGCTGGCGGCGATGGGCGAATGTGAGTGATGAATTGGCGACGCTTTTGAACCGGATGTTAAGTTATAGACCGGGCGATCGCTACCAGTCGGCAACGGAAGTGGTGCAAGCACTTCAATCCCCCACACCCACCCCCCAAGCGCCTGTCTCCCCCCCACCTCCTCAACGACCTGATCCCAACCTCTCACAAGTCGCTACCATGGCTGTAGGACGCACTCCCGCAGGAGGTGCGGCTGCCAGAACACCACAACGCGGTAATCCGTCAATCCCTGATCCCAACCAAAACACAATCTGGGACAATCCCATGGCTGTCGTCGGGATTGGAATTACGCTGGCGTTGTTAGCAGGATTAGGTTCTTGGGCGCTTTTCAGTTCCCTGAGAAATCAAGGGGACCCTCAAGCCTCTGTAACGCCCACTGAGACAATTGGTGACGAGTTACCAACTCCTCTCATTACGGAAACATTACCGCCGACACCCATCGAAACACTCTCACCGATACCGACAACAACACTCTCACCGATACCGGCAACACCACTCTCACCCGTACCGACAACAACACCAACGCCAACTTCCTTTAGTCGAACCCTAAACGTGCCCGTCGGTAAAACGATCACCACAGCCGGGGATTTAAACGCTAATACAACGGTTAACTACAAGATCCAGGGTGAACAAGACCAACGGCTGACCGCGCAGATTCCGGACGAAGGCGTTTTGATGACTGTACTCGGACCCAATGGAAAGCCTGTGGGCAACCGGGCGACACGGGTGAAGAATTGGGAAGGAACGCTTCCCTTTACAGGAAATTACACCATTCAACTGCGGCCCGTCCAAGGTGTGGCGGATAGCGATTACACGCTAGCGCTGACTTTGGAACCGTCGCCCTCAGCCTCACCGTCACCGTCACCCTCGCCTTCAGCTAAATACGACTCAGAAACAGTCAAGGTGGCAGCGGGTAAAAGCGTGGATGTTTCAGGTAAAACTAGCCCACAACTGATCAAGCGGTATTTGGTGACAGTTCCAGCAGGTCAGGCGCTCACGGTGAAGCCTGTAGAAACTGACGTGAGAATCAATGTTCAATATCCCGATGGAACCGTTCAGCAAAATGCCGCCGGCATCAATTTTGTGCGGCCTGGTAATTATAAAGTTGATGTGATTGCTGGAGATGAGGCAAGCTTTAAGCTAAATCTCAGTCTACAGAACGTGGCTCCGAGTACGACTCCCACCACGACTCCCACCCCGACTCCCACCCCGACTCCCACCCCGACCCCGTAA
- a CDS encoding M20 family metallopeptidase — MVSTFPHPHSVDLSQIRLAIRSLQPQLVEWRRYLHQRPELGFKEQLTAEFISQKLQEWGFDQTPDSSVPLRYQTGIAKTGIVATISSNRPGPVLGIRADMDALPIQEENDVPYRSQHDGMMHACGHDGHTAIALGTAYYLAHHREDFAGTVKIIFQPAEEGPGGAKPMIEEGVLKNPDVEAIIGLHLWNNLPLGTVGVRSGALMAAVESFNCTIFGKGGHGAMPHQTVDSIVVSAQIVNALQTIVARNVDPIDSAVVTVGKLHAGTALNVIADTAKMSGTVRYFNPKLEGYFAKRLEQLIAGICQSQGAGYEFNYVELYPPVINDARMAELVRSVASDVVETPAGVVPECQTMGGEDMSFFLKQVPGCYFFLGSANPNKKLAYPHHHPRFDFDETALLMGVEIFVRCLEKLCR; from the coding sequence ATGGTTTCTACATTCCCCCATCCCCATTCGGTTGATTTATCTCAGATTAGACTCGCGATTCGCTCATTGCAGCCTCAACTCGTCGAATGGCGCAGATATCTGCATCAGCGTCCCGAATTAGGCTTTAAAGAACAACTAACGGCGGAATTTATCTCACAGAAGTTGCAGGAATGGGGATTTGATCAGACACCTGACTCCTCAGTACCGCTTCGTTATCAAACCGGCATTGCCAAAACCGGGATTGTTGCCACAATTTCCAGTAACCGCCCTGGCCCTGTACTCGGCATTCGGGCGGATATGGATGCTCTACCCATTCAAGAAGAAAATGACGTGCCCTACCGCTCGCAACATGACGGTATGATGCACGCTTGTGGTCATGATGGACATACCGCGATCGCTCTGGGTACCGCTTATTATCTCGCCCATCACCGAGAAGATTTCGCCGGCACCGTAAAAATCATCTTCCAACCCGCAGAGGAAGGGCCAGGGGGAGCCAAACCGATGATAGAAGAGGGTGTCCTAAAAAATCCAGATGTTGAAGCCATCATTGGTTTGCATCTGTGGAACAATTTGCCCCTGGGTACAGTGGGTGTACGCAGTGGTGCATTAATGGCAGCCGTAGAAAGCTTTAATTGCACTATTTTTGGCAAAGGGGGACACGGTGCGATGCCCCATCAAACAGTTGACTCAATCGTCGTCAGTGCCCAAATTGTTAATGCTTTACAAACCATTGTCGCTCGCAATGTTGACCCCATTGATTCAGCGGTGGTAACGGTGGGCAAACTTCATGCGGGTACAGCACTCAATGTGATTGCCGATACGGCTAAAATGAGTGGTACGGTGAGGTATTTTAACCCCAAACTAGAAGGGTATTTTGCCAAAAGACTTGAGCAACTCATTGCTGGTATTTGCCAGAGTCAGGGCGCAGGTTACGAGTTTAATTATGTGGAGCTTTATCCACCCGTAATTAATGATGCCCGCATGGCTGAACTTGTTCGATCAGTGGCATCCGATGTTGTGGAAACTCCAGCCGGAGTTGTTCCAGAATGTCAAACTATGGGGGGGGAAGATATGTCATTTTTCCTTAAGCAAGTGCCAGGTTGCTATTTTTTCTTGGGGTCAGCCAACCCTAATAAAAAATTAGCTTATCCCCATCACCATCCGCGATTCGATTTTGATGAAACAGCTTTATTGATGGGTGTAGAAATCTTTGTTCGTTGTCTAGAAAAGCTTTGTCGCTGA
- the bioD gene encoding dethiobiotin synthase, whose product MNALLITGTDTGTGKTVLTCALVAYWQTYRPQESLGVFKPIQTGEGDCELYQQLFDLNQAPEEITPLRFQMPVAPPVAAEREGRTVDLGLVWQAFSSLQQQRQWVLVEALGGLGSPITHELTVADLARDWRLPVVLVVPVKLGAIAQAVANVALARSCGVQLQGIVLNCVQSCSEEDIANWTPIDLIESLTNVPVLGILPYLADPTDLSKLAQVASNLDLELLMPS is encoded by the coding sequence TTGAACGCACTACTAATTACTGGCACCGACACCGGAACGGGCAAAACAGTTTTGACCTGTGCCCTAGTGGCTTATTGGCAGACTTACCGTCCTCAAGAGAGTTTGGGGGTATTCAAACCCATTCAAACGGGGGAAGGAGATTGTGAGTTGTATCAACAGCTCTTTGACCTCAACCAAGCCCCAGAAGAAATTACGCCCTTGCGCTTCCAGATGCCCGTAGCACCCCCCGTGGCGGCAGAACGGGAAGGACGTACCGTTGACCTCGGTTTAGTTTGGCAGGCGTTTAGTAGCTTGCAGCAGCAGCGTCAGTGGGTGTTGGTGGAAGCCCTCGGCGGACTGGGTTCACCCATCACTCACGAACTGACGGTAGCGGATTTGGCAAGGGATTGGCGGTTACCGGTTGTATTAGTCGTGCCGGTGAAACTCGGTGCGATCGCGCAAGCGGTTGCCAATGTTGCCTTAGCTCGCTCTTGTGGAGTTCAGCTTCAAGGCATTGTTCTCAATTGTGTCCAGTCCTGTTCAGAGGAGGACATCGCCAATTGGACACCCATCGACTTGATTGAGTCTCTGACAAACGTCCCAGTTTTGGGCATTTTACCTTATTTGGCTGACCCCACTGACCTCTCGAAGCTGGCTCAAGTGGCTTCAAATTTAGATTTGGAGTTGTTAATGCCAAGCTAG
- a CDS encoding ribose-phosphate pyrophosphokinase, protein MLPPIADNNRLRLFSGSANVPLAQEVARYLGMDLGPMVRKQFADGELYIQIQESIRGCDVYLIQPTCQPVNAHLMELLIMVDACRRASARQITAVIPYYGYARADRKTAGRESITAKLVANLITEAGASRVLAMDLHSAQIQGYFDIPFDHVYGSPVLLDYLASKRLSDIVVVSPDVGGVARARAFAKKLNDAPLAIIDKRRQAHNVAEVMNVIGDVKGKTAVLVDDMIDTAGTICEGAKILRKEGARQVYACATHAVFSPPAIERLSSGILEEIIVTNTIPVAEEKRFAQLTVLSVANLLGETIWRIHEDSSVSSMFR, encoded by the coding sequence ATGCTGCCGCCAATTGCGGACAATAATCGTCTCCGACTGTTTTCAGGTTCTGCGAATGTTCCACTTGCACAAGAAGTGGCTCGTTATCTGGGGATGGATTTGGGACCGATGGTTCGCAAACAATTTGCAGATGGAGAGTTATATATTCAAATTCAGGAATCCATTCGGGGTTGTGATGTTTACCTGATTCAGCCAACGTGCCAACCGGTAAACGCTCACCTGATGGAATTACTGATTATGGTTGATGCCTGCCGTCGGGCATCAGCGCGGCAAATTACTGCCGTAATTCCCTACTATGGTTATGCCAGAGCAGACCGCAAAACGGCTGGGCGCGAGTCGATTACGGCGAAGCTGGTTGCTAACTTGATTACGGAGGCAGGTGCCAGTCGAGTTTTAGCCATGGATTTGCACTCTGCCCAAATTCAAGGCTACTTTGACATTCCCTTTGACCATGTCTACGGCTCACCTGTACTGCTAGATTACCTGGCAAGTAAACGACTTTCTGACATCGTGGTTGTTTCACCTGATGTGGGGGGTGTGGCTAGAGCCAGGGCTTTTGCCAAAAAGCTAAATGATGCTCCCCTAGCGATTATTGACAAGCGTCGGCAGGCACACAATGTGGCGGAAGTGATGAATGTCATCGGGGATGTCAAAGGCAAAACAGCCGTTTTGGTAGACGACATGATTGATACCGCGGGCACCATTTGTGAGGGAGCGAAAATACTGCGGAAGGAAGGCGCACGCCAAGTCTATGCCTGCGCGACTCATGCCGTCTTTTCGCCTCCAGCCATCGAGCGCCTTTCGAGTGGGATATTGGAAGAAATCATTGTGACGAATACAATTCCCGTTGCGGAAGAAAAGCGCTTTGCACAGTTAACGGTGCTTTCGGTGGCTAACTTGCTGGGCGAAACCATTTGGCGTATCCATGAGGACAGCTCTGTAAGTAGTATGTTCCGCTAA